A window of Streptomyces profundus genomic DNA:
TGTGAACGGTGCAGGAGCAGGAAAGACAGTTGGAGGTGGCCGCCGAGCCCTCGGAGGTGGCCCGTGCGCGGAGCTGGGTGCGGGCACAGCTGGGGCGAGGGCGGCCGTGCCCTGCCTGCCCCGACGCGGCGCCGGGCGACACCCTGGTGCTGTTGGTCTCCGAGTTGGTGACCAACGCCGTGGTCCACACCGGCCGTCCGGCCGTGCTGCGGCTGGCGGTTCGGCGCCCGGAGGCGTCGCGCGCCGAGCGCGGCTGCGCCGGGGTGCCGGTGCGCCTTGAGGTGGTGGACGGCGGCGGCCAGGCGCCGATGCCCCGCCAGGCCACCCGCTGTGACACCGGCGGGCGCGGCCTGGAGCTGGTCGAGGTGCTGGCCGACCGCTGGGGCTGGCAGTGGGAGGGCGAGGGGAAACGCGTCTGGTGCGAGTTGGACTGCTCGCCCCCGGGTCAACCCCCGGACGAGGTCTCTCCGGAGGGGCGCAAGGTTCCGGCCAGGTATTGACGTCCTGTATTGGCTTGATGACCCTGTGAAGGGTTCCGTTCGGCCGTGGAGGCCGGCTCGAACGGGGCGGGGTGATGCGTTGCGAGGGGACGTCGAGGCCGGTCGGAACGGCCAGGGCCCTCGGCGAGTGCGGATCACCCGGTGTGGGGCCCCTCCCTCTCACCGGGGAGGGGAACCCCCTCTCGCGGCCCTGCCGTCAGCGGGCCGCGTCCCGCCGCTCGGCGACGACCGCGCCGGCGATACGGGGTGCGTCCAGGCCGAGTTCGCGCAGGCCCCCGCTGATCGGATTGGTGTAGCCGGTGAAGTACAGCCCGGGGGCGCTCGGATGGGTCTCCCGCCCGTGCACCAGCGGACGCCCGTCGCCGTCCAGCAGGCCCAGATGGCCGACCAGCGGTTCGAGACCGCGTCGGTAGCCGGTGGCGGCGATCACCACGTCGGGGGTCACGCTGTTCCCGTCGGCCAGCAGCACCCGTGCCCCGTCGAAGGACTCCACGGCGGCCACCGGCAGCACCTGCCGCCGCTTCACCGCGCGGACCAGGCCCCGGTCCAGCACCGGGATCGCGCCCTCCAACACCCGTGAGTAGAGGCCGGGCCCGGGGCGCGGCAGCCCGTGCGCGCTGAGGTCGGGCAGCAGCCGGGTCAGCGGGCGGGCGGCGCGGTCCACCAGGCCGACGGGCAGCCGGCGGCAGAGGATCGCGCTGGCCTGGGACGGCCAGCCGAGGGTGGAGCGGCGCAGGATGTGCGGCGGGGTGCGCACCGAGAGCCAGACCTGTCCGGCGCCGGCCCTGGCCAGTTCGGCGGCTATCTCGGCGCCGGTGTTGCCGACCCCGACGACCAGCACGTCACGACCGGCGTAGGGCGAGGGCTCGCGGTAGGCGCGGGCGTGCAGCAGCTCGCCGCCGAACGCGTCGGCGCCCGGCCAGTCGGGCAGCCTGGGCGTGTGGTTGAAGCCGGTGGCCACCACCACGGCCGAGGCGCGCAGCCTGCGTCCGCCGGTCGCCGTCAGCAGCCAGCCGCCGTCGGCCTCGGCGCGTTCCACCCGGAACACCTCGACGCCGGC
This region includes:
- a CDS encoding ATP-binding protein codes for the protein MQEQERQLEVAAEPSEVARARSWVRAQLGRGRPCPACPDAAPGDTLVLLVSELVTNAVVHTGRPAVLRLAVRRPEASRAERGCAGVPVRLEVVDGGGQAPMPRQATRCDTGGRGLELVEVLADRWGWQWEGEGKRVWCELDCSPPGQPPDEVSPEGRKVPARY
- a CDS encoding flavin-containing monooxygenase — its product is MPNPPVPPDPTAPVHVIGAGPGGLAVAAALAQRGVRAVVVEKSPDVGASWRGHYEGLRLHTTRRWSALPGLSIPRSAGRWVSRGDFVRYLEQYTRHHRIDLAAGVEVFRVERAEADGGWLLTATGGRRLRASAVVVATGFNHTPRLPDWPGADAFGGELLHARAYREPSPYAGRDVLVVGVGNTGAEIAAELARAGAGQVWLSVRTPPHILRRSTLGWPSQASAILCRRLPVGLVDRAARPLTRLLPDLSAHGLPRPGPGLYSRVLEGAIPVLDRGLVRAVKRRQVLPVAAVESFDGARVLLADGNSVTPDVVIAATGYRRGLEPLVGHLGLLDGDGRPLVHGRETHPSAPGLYFTGYTNPISGGLRELGLDAPRIAGAVVAERRDAAR